A region from the Beduinella massiliensis genome encodes:
- a CDS encoding iron-containing alcohol dehydrogenase produces the protein MEDRRFTIPRDLYFGRGALGRLRELDGRRAMLVADRAMRQNGFAQRAEELLREAGLEVRRFEEAEPDPSVETVMKGAKALAAFEPDWIVAVGGGSVIDAAKAMWVFYEHPDLRFDEAKKPFELPALRKKARLAAAASTSGTATEVTPFAVITDGSTHVKYPLADYGLTPDVAIVDPDLAMSMPRELVACTGMDALTHAIEAYVSTAASAFTDPMALAAIEKVMDNLLSSYKEEDERAREQMHYAQCLAGIAFSNALLGITHSLAHKTGALFGIPHGMANAIYLPYVIRFNQGACAGRYAQIARRLGLKGDTDERLTDSLCEAVAAYSNVLDLPSSLQAAGVEEKKFTESLDSIARLAAEDACTASNPRRADARDLREILRQAYYGARAGKDA, from the coding sequence ATGGAAGACAGGCGTTTTACCATTCCGCGCGATCTTTATTTCGGCCGGGGGGCGCTAGGCCGGCTCCGCGAGCTCGACGGCAGGCGGGCGATGCTCGTCGCGGACCGGGCCATGCGGCAAAACGGCTTTGCGCAGCGGGCGGAGGAGCTGCTTCGAGAGGCCGGGCTGGAGGTGCGGCGATTTGAGGAGGCGGAGCCCGACCCCTCGGTCGAGACGGTGATGAAGGGGGCGAAGGCCCTTGCCGCGTTTGAGCCCGATTGGATCGTGGCCGTCGGGGGAGGCTCCGTCATCGACGCGGCCAAGGCGATGTGGGTTTTTTACGAGCATCCGGACCTGCGCTTCGACGAGGCGAAGAAGCCCTTTGAACTGCCCGCGCTGCGGAAAAAGGCGCGCCTGGCGGCGGCGGCCTCCACCTCCGGCACGGCGACGGAGGTGACGCCCTTTGCGGTCATCACGGACGGAAGCACGCACGTGAAGTATCCGCTGGCGGATTACGGCCTGACGCCGGACGTCGCGATCGTCGATCCCGACCTCGCGATGTCGATGCCCCGGGAGCTCGTGGCCTGCACGGGCATGGACGCGCTGACGCACGCGATCGAGGCCTACGTCAGCACAGCGGCCAGCGCGTTTACCGACCCTATGGCGCTCGCGGCCATCGAGAAGGTGATGGACAACCTGCTTTCTTCCTATAAAGAGGAGGACGAGCGCGCGCGGGAGCAGATGCACTACGCGCAGTGCCTGGCGGGCATCGCCTTCTCCAACGCGCTGCTGGGCATCACGCATTCCCTTGCGCACAAGACGGGCGCGCTGTTCGGTATCCCGCACGGCATGGCGAACGCCATCTACCTGCCTTACGTCATCCGCTTCAATCAAGGGGCCTGCGCCGGGCGCTATGCGCAGATTGCGCGCCGCCTGGGGCTCAAGGGCGACACGGACGAGCGGCTGACGGATTCGCTGTGCGAGGCGGTGGCGGCTTACAGCAACGTGCTCGACCTGCCCAGCTCCCTTCAGGCGGCGGGCGTGGAGGAAAAGAAGTTCACGGAATCGCTGGACAGCATCGCGCGCCTCGCGGCGGAGGACGCCTGCACCGCGTCGAACCCGCGCAGGGCGGACGCGCGCGACCTGCGGGAAATCCTGCGTCAGGCCTATTATGGCGCGCGTGCGGGCAAAGACGCATAA
- a CDS encoding peptidoglycan-binding protein, with translation MKQNMLFSLRRACAAGVCTAMLLAPCAALAKDYKNLKLGKESTEVADLQQRLKDLGYYTGRISGHYGELTESAVIAFQKDKGLDADGIAGQSTQEMLFEGKTSSSSSSSSTSSPSASSSSSLLKEGSKGDDVRQLQTKLKDLGYYKGSVTGNFGSLTAQAVMDFQRKNGLSADGVAGKKTLALLNNSSSGSGGSSSSSSESATLPTSAVLKMGSKGDDVLSLQKKLKEQGYYSGDLTGNFGSLTAQAVMSFQRKNGLSADGIAGKKTLSLLNGASSSGSGGSSSGSSSTTSPNAGTAAKVQNVNWYTMRGKYPNGTIMTVYDFSTGYSWNLSVMSKDKHCDTEPVTADDTNNMYKAFLGLSKWTIKPVWVTFPDGNTYIAATYTVAHGTQHNTQNNFNGHICVHFPLSMSAAEEIGDWAVSMQKAIVTGWDKTQKMAAQ, from the coding sequence TTGAAGCAGAATATGCTTTTTTCGCTGCGCCGCGCCTGCGCAGCCGGTGTCTGCACGGCGATGCTTCTGGCGCCCTGCGCCGCATTGGCCAAGGACTATAAAAATTTGAAGCTGGGCAAGGAAAGCACGGAGGTAGCGGATTTGCAGCAGCGCCTCAAGGATTTGGGGTACTACACGGGCCGCATCTCCGGGCACTACGGAGAACTGACCGAATCTGCCGTCATCGCCTTTCAAAAGGACAAGGGGCTCGACGCGGACGGCATCGCCGGTCAGTCCACACAGGAGATGCTCTTTGAGGGCAAAACTTCGTCCTCCTCGTCCTCTTCTTCAACGTCCTCCCCGTCCGCCAGCTCTTCGTCCAGCCTGCTCAAGGAAGGCAGCAAGGGCGACGACGTCCGCCAGCTTCAGACGAAGCTCAAGGATCTGGGGTACTACAAGGGCAGCGTCACCGGCAATTTCGGCAGCCTCACCGCGCAGGCGGTCATGGACTTTCAACGCAAGAACGGCCTGAGCGCCGACGGCGTCGCCGGGAAAAAGACGCTCGCGCTGCTGAATAATTCCTCGTCCGGGTCCGGCGGATCCTCCTCCAGCTCGTCCGAATCGGCCACCCTGCCCACGTCGGCAGTGCTCAAGATGGGCAGCAAGGGCGATGACGTGCTTTCGCTGCAGAAGAAGCTGAAGGAGCAGGGCTATTACTCCGGCGACCTCACCGGCAACTTCGGCAGCCTCACCGCCCAGGCGGTCATGAGCTTTCAGCGCAAGAACGGCCTGAGCGCCGACGGCATTGCCGGCAAGAAGACGCTCTCCCTGCTGAACGGCGCCTCGTCGTCCGGTTCGGGCGGTTCGTCCTCCGGCTCGTCTTCGACCACGAGCCCGAACGCGGGCACGGCCGCCAAGGTGCAGAACGTCAACTGGTACACGATGCGCGGCAAGTACCCGAACGGCACCATCATGACGGTCTACGACTTCTCGACCGGCTACAGCTGGAACCTGTCCGTCATGTCCAAGGACAAGCACTGCGACACGGAGCCCGTCACCGCCGACGACACGAACAACATGTACAAGGCGTTTCTGGGCCTCAGCAAGTGGACGATCAAGCCCGTGTGGGTGACCTTCCCGGACGGCAACACCTACATCGCCGCGACTTACACCGTCGCTCACGGCACGCAGCACAACACGCAGAACAACTTCAACGGTCATATCTGCGTGCACTTCCCGCTCTCCATGTCCGCGGCGGAGGAGATCGGCGACTGGGCCGTCAGCATGCAGAAGGCGATCGTCACCGGCTGGGACAAGACACAGAAGATGGCCGCGCAATAA
- a CDS encoding extracellular solute-binding protein, translated as MKTMRHGLALILAAAMCLTSALALADDAAEIEFFSRKSETVDLFNEIFAMYEEGNPGVKVTQTQVPDAATVLYSRMASGDLPDILGVYPNESDFRLQAAEGYYMDLTGSEYLKNINESFLSGIEVDGKSYSIPMTVNGWGIFYNKTKFDELGLKAPATWDELKALCEAIKAAGYIPMATSFKEGWTVGHLAENILLNLEGAEAANALFADSGVKMEDSALFQKMVDWLDFFEDNSQPDSISTDYSTAVALFSRGEALMLPQGIWALAVTEQAGMQDEIAMFPMPNDEGNGMIQYGIDLAFSIAADTQNSEQVQDFVAYLTSTETAQYFADREKSPSTINGVKAVSPQIEGVTSLLYEEGRSEPWLHFNWASGVDGEWQQELASYFVLHDRASLNENLDEIFGK; from the coding sequence ATGAAGACGATGAGACATGGGTTGGCCCTGATCCTGGCGGCGGCGATGTGCCTGACATCCGCTCTGGCGCTGGCGGACGACGCGGCGGAGATCGAGTTTTTCTCGCGCAAGAGCGAGACCGTAGACCTGTTCAACGAGATTTTCGCGATGTACGAGGAAGGAAATCCGGGCGTAAAGGTTACGCAGACGCAGGTGCCTGACGCGGCGACCGTCCTGTACTCCCGCATGGCTTCCGGCGACCTGCCGGACATCCTGGGCGTGTATCCGAACGAATCGGACTTCCGCCTGCAGGCGGCTGAGGGCTACTACATGGATCTGACGGGCAGCGAGTATCTCAAGAACATCAACGAAAGCTTTCTGTCCGGCATCGAGGTCGACGGCAAAAGCTACAGCATTCCCATGACTGTCAACGGCTGGGGCATCTTTTACAACAAGACGAAGTTTGACGAGCTGGGCCTGAAGGCGCCGGCCACCTGGGACGAACTGAAGGCGCTGTGCGAGGCGATCAAGGCGGCGGGCTATATTCCCATGGCCACCAGCTTTAAGGAAGGCTGGACCGTCGGCCACCTTGCGGAGAACATCCTCCTCAACCTGGAGGGCGCGGAGGCGGCGAATGCGCTCTTCGCAGACAGCGGCGTGAAGATGGAAGATTCCGCCCTGTTTCAGAAGATGGTCGATTGGCTCGACTTCTTTGAGGACAATTCGCAGCCGGACTCGATCAGCACCGACTACAGCACGGCCGTCGCGCTGTTCAGCCGCGGTGAAGCGCTCATGCTCCCGCAGGGCATCTGGGCGCTTGCCGTGACCGAGCAGGCGGGCATGCAGGACGAGATTGCCATGTTCCCGATGCCCAACGACGAAGGCAACGGCATGATCCAGTACGGCATCGACCTCGCCTTTTCCATCGCGGCGGACACCCAGAATTCGGAACAGGTGCAGGACTTCGTCGCCTACCTGACTTCCACCGAGACGGCGCAGTACTTTGCCGACCGTGAAAAGTCCCCCTCCACCATCAACGGCGTCAAGGCGGTTTCCCCGCAGATCGAGGGCGTGACCAGCCTGCTTTACGAAGAGGGCCGCAGCGAACCGTGGCTGCACTTCAACTGGGCCTCCGGCGTGGACGGAGAATGGCAGCAGGAGCTCGCGTCATATTTCGTGCTGCACGACCGTGCGTCGCTCAACGAGAACCTCGACGAGATCTTCGGAAAGTAA
- a CDS encoding sulfide/dihydroorotate dehydrogenase-like FAD/NAD-binding protein codes for MYPIRRAEKLADKIYLMDVEAPRVAQNCQPGQFLIVKIDAKGERIPLTVCDYDREKGLVTIVFQTVGASTERMAEMGVGDAFDTVVGPLGRPSELTLEDEESLKKKSILFVAGGVGAAPVYPQVKWLRERGIAADVVVGGRSEDLLILMDEMRSVAGNVYAATNDGSAGMKGLVTDVVRDLVENQGRRYDLCVAIGPMIMMKFCAELTRELGIKTVVSLNPIMVDGTGMCGACRVSVGGETKFACVDGPEFDGHLVDYDEAMKRQQMYKTEEGRALLRLREGKTHHGGCGHCGGDD; via the coding sequence ATGTATCCGATTCGCAGGGCCGAAAAGCTGGCGGACAAGATCTACCTCATGGATGTGGAAGCGCCGCGCGTGGCGCAGAACTGTCAGCCGGGGCAATTTTTGATCGTCAAGATCGACGCGAAGGGCGAGCGCATTCCGCTGACCGTTTGCGATTACGACAGGGAGAAGGGGCTCGTCACCATCGTGTTTCAGACCGTGGGCGCTTCCACGGAGCGCATGGCGGAGATGGGCGTGGGCGATGCTTTTGACACGGTCGTGGGCCCGCTCGGGCGCCCGAGCGAGTTGACGCTGGAGGACGAGGAGAGCCTGAAAAAGAAGAGCATTCTCTTCGTGGCGGGCGGCGTGGGCGCGGCCCCGGTGTATCCGCAGGTCAAGTGGCTGCGCGAGCGCGGCATCGCCGCGGACGTGGTCGTCGGCGGGCGCAGCGAGGATCTTCTCATTTTAATGGACGAGATGAGATCCGTCGCCGGGAACGTATACGCCGCGACCAACGACGGCTCGGCGGGCATGAAGGGCCTCGTTACGGACGTGGTGCGCGACCTGGTGGAAAATCAGGGCAGGCGCTACGACCTTTGCGTGGCCATCGGCCCCATGATCATGATGAAGTTCTGCGCCGAGCTCACCCGTGAGCTCGGCATCAAGACGGTCGTGTCGCTCAACCCCATCATGGTGGACGGCACCGGCATGTGCGGCGCCTGCCGCGTGAGCGTGGGCGGCGAGACGAAGTTCGCCTGCGTGGACGGGCCGGAGTTTGACGGGCATCTCGTCGACTACGACGAGGCCATGAAGCGCCAGCAGATGTACAAGACGGAGGAAGGACGCGCGCTGCTGCGGCTGCGCGAAGGAAAGACGCATCACGGCGGGTGCGGGCATTGCGGAGGTGACGACTGA
- the gltA gene encoding NADPH-dependent glutamate synthase translates to MAKTRVPVREQAPEVRARNFEEVCLGYDEAEAVAEAQRCLGCKKPQCVGGCPVGIDIPGFIARLKEGDAEGASRVLARDSALPAVCGRVCPQETQCEGKCILGVKGEPVAIGKLERYAADTARRMGVRPEAPAAKNGKRVAVIGAGPAGLTCAGDLAKLGYEVKIFEALHQAGGVLVYGIPEFRLPKAEVVAAEVENVRRLGVEIETNVIIGRSVTIDQLIEDEGFDAVFIGSGAGLPKFMGIPGENGSGVFSANEYLTRANLMKAFEEDTDTPIITGKRVAVVGGGNVAMDAARTALRLGAQTHIVYRRSEKELPARAEEVHHAKEEGILFDLLTNPREILLDENGWVKGMVCVKMGLGEPDASGRRRPVEIEGSEFVMEVDTVIMALGTSPNPLIASTTEGLETNRWRCIVADEENGKTTKEGVYAGGDAVTGAATVILAMGAGKAAAKGIHEYLSGK, encoded by the coding sequence ATGGCTAAGACGAGAGTGCCGGTGCGCGAACAGGCGCCCGAGGTGCGCGCGCGCAACTTTGAAGAGGTCTGTCTCGGTTACGACGAGGCGGAGGCCGTGGCGGAGGCGCAGCGCTGCCTCGGCTGCAAGAAGCCCCAGTGCGTCGGCGGCTGCCCGGTCGGCATCGATATCCCCGGCTTTATCGCGCGCCTGAAGGAAGGCGACGCGGAGGGGGCCAGCCGGGTTCTCGCGCGGGATTCCGCGCTCCCCGCCGTCTGCGGACGCGTCTGCCCGCAGGAAACCCAATGCGAGGGCAAGTGCATACTGGGCGTCAAGGGAGAACCGGTCGCCATTGGCAAACTGGAGCGCTACGCTGCGGATACGGCGCGCCGGATGGGCGTCCGCCCTGAGGCGCCCGCCGCGAAGAACGGCAAGCGCGTGGCCGTCATCGGCGCGGGCCCGGCGGGGCTCACCTGCGCAGGCGACCTCGCCAAGCTGGGCTACGAGGTCAAGATCTTCGAGGCGCTGCACCAGGCGGGCGGCGTCCTGGTCTACGGCATTCCGGAGTTTCGCCTGCCCAAGGCGGAGGTCGTCGCGGCGGAGGTCGAGAACGTCCGCCGTCTGGGCGTGGAGATCGAGACGAACGTCATCATCGGCCGCTCCGTGACCATCGACCAGCTCATCGAGGACGAGGGCTTTGACGCGGTCTTCATCGGCTCCGGCGCGGGCCTGCCCAAGTTCATGGGCATCCCGGGGGAGAACGGCAGCGGCGTGTTTTCCGCCAACGAATACCTGACGCGCGCCAACCTGATGAAGGCGTTCGAGGAGGACACCGATACGCCCATCATCACGGGCAAGCGCGTGGCGGTCGTAGGCGGCGGCAACGTGGCGATGGACGCGGCGCGCACGGCCCTGCGGCTCGGCGCGCAGACGCACATCGTGTACCGCCGCAGCGAAAAGGAGCTGCCCGCGCGCGCGGAGGAGGTCCATCACGCCAAGGAAGAGGGCATTCTGTTCGACCTGCTCACCAATCCCCGCGAAATCCTGCTGGACGAAAACGGCTGGGTGAAGGGCATGGTCTGCGTCAAGATGGGCCTGGGCGAGCCGGACGCTTCCGGACGCCGCCGCCCGGTGGAAATCGAGGGCAGCGAATTCGTCATGGAGGTAGACACGGTCATCATGGCGCTGGGTACGTCGCCCAACCCGCTCATCGCCTCGACGACGGAGGGGCTGGAGACGAATCGGTGGCGCTGCATCGTCGCGGACGAGGAAAACGGAAAGACCACCAAGGAGGGCGTCTACGCGGGCGGCGACGCCGTGACGGGCGCGGCGACGGTCATCCTCGCCATGGGCGCGGGCAAGGCGGCCGCGAAGGGGATTCACGAATACCTGAGCGGCAAATAA
- a CDS encoding SH3 domain-containing protein, producing the protein MRPVRLRLLPCLLFLALSLSPFAQAEEPATAFVRNPSATSRLNLRAAPSAEAEVLMQYYTGVQVAVLSSPSEEWAEVRVGEGAGEMHGYMMVSFLAFDGDASETSALPVYAPGTAWTLLSARSAGAPALLELEAEDQGVVLGMSRDWLHVSAGNVSGFVPNPKAPQAVSSPSPTALPQLTASAQATAPTVLVLRVETPVYAAPGEAGSPLIVLPAYAQLPLLQTTEQDYAASMTGSIVYVSRSARPWTDVDLRVYAQSLRLPVRAVRETKLRTGPGEEWPAVETLPEGAQALANGDALLAGPPEDGWRPVRIGEGADFPLIAYVSEQDVAE; encoded by the coding sequence ATGCGTCCCGTCCGGCTCCGTCTGCTCCCATGTCTCTTGTTTCTGGCTCTCTCCCTCTCCCCCTTCGCTCAGGCAGAGGAACCCGCCACCGCGTTCGTGCGTAACCCGAGCGCCACGTCCCGCCTCAACCTGCGCGCCGCTCCCTCGGCGGAGGCCGAAGTGCTGATGCAATACTACACCGGCGTTCAGGTCGCGGTCCTCAGCTCCCCCTCGGAGGAATGGGCCGAGGTTCGCGTTGGGGAGGGCGCGGGGGAGATGCACGGCTACATGATGGTATCCTTTCTCGCGTTCGACGGGGATGCTTCGGAGACCTCCGCCTTACCCGTCTACGCGCCCGGCACGGCCTGGACGCTGCTGAGCGCGCGAAGCGCCGGCGCGCCGGCGCTGCTGGAGCTTGAAGCCGAAGATCAGGGCGTCGTGCTGGGCATGTCCAGGGACTGGCTGCACGTGAGCGCGGGGAACGTCTCGGGCTTCGTCCCGAATCCCAAAGCCCCGCAGGCCGTTTCCTCCCCCTCGCCCACCGCGCTGCCGCAGCTTACAGCCTCCGCGCAGGCCACAGCGCCCACGGTGCTCGTGCTGCGCGTGGAAACGCCCGTCTACGCAGCCCCCGGCGAGGCCGGTTCGCCGCTCATCGTGCTGCCCGCCTACGCACAGCTGCCGCTCCTGCAAACGACGGAGCAAGACTACGCGGCCTCCATGACCGGCTCGATCGTCTACGTGTCCCGTTCCGCACGCCCCTGGACGGACGTGGACCTTCGCGTCTACGCGCAGAGCCTGCGCCTGCCCGTGCGCGCCGTGCGCGAGACGAAGCTGCGCACGGGGCCGGGCGAGGAATGGCCCGCCGTCGAAACGCTGCCCGAGGGCGCGCAGGCGCTCGCAAACGGGGACGCGCTCCTGGCCGGCCCCCCGGAGGACGGCTGGCGGCCGGTGCGCATCGGGGAGGGCGCGGACTTTCCGCTGATCGCCTATGTAAGCGAGCAGGACGTAGCGGAATGA
- a CDS encoding sugar ABC transporter permease, producing MQKRNRIVYFLMSLPAAALYAVFFIMPLISGMAYSLLDWNGISRDKNFIGLANYASLFSDRKIARTASFTVEYTIVMLIGVLVLGLAIALMLNTVIRGRGFYRTMYFLPAVLSTVTVALIWNQLFTNALPQIGKQIGSKVLSSSVLGNVHLAFWAVVFTALWQGLSTNILLFLSALQNVPQDLIESAWLDGANSWQTFLHIKVPFLIPTLNIVTIMTIKGGLMAFDNIYALTGGGPARTTESVGMLIYNYAFKELKFSYSNALSIAVFAVILIFTVVQLGVSRRFEVKQDG from the coding sequence ATGCAAAAACGCAACAGGATCGTCTACTTTCTGATGAGCCTTCCGGCCGCCGCGCTGTATGCCGTCTTCTTCATCATGCCGCTCATAAGCGGCATGGCATACAGCCTCCTCGACTGGAACGGCATCAGCAGAGACAAAAACTTTATCGGCCTTGCGAATTATGCGTCCCTGTTCTCCGACCGCAAGATCGCCCGCACCGCCTCGTTTACGGTGGAATACACGATCGTCATGCTGATCGGCGTGCTGGTGCTGGGCCTGGCGATCGCGCTGATGCTCAACACCGTCATTCGCGGCCGCGGCTTTTACAGGACGATGTACTTCCTGCCGGCCGTGCTCAGCACGGTGACCGTGGCGCTGATCTGGAATCAGCTGTTTACCAACGCGCTTCCGCAGATCGGAAAGCAGATCGGCTCCAAGGTGCTGTCCAGCAGCGTGCTGGGCAATGTGCACCTCGCCTTCTGGGCGGTCGTCTTTACGGCGCTTTGGCAGGGCCTTTCGACGAACATCCTGCTCTTTCTGTCGGCCCTTCAAAATGTGCCGCAGGATTTGATCGAATCAGCCTGGCTGGACGGCGCAAACAGCTGGCAGACGTTTCTGCACATCAAGGTGCCTTTTTTGATCCCCACCTTGAACATCGTCACGATCATGACCATCAAGGGCGGGCTGATGGCCTTTGACAACATCTACGCCCTGACCGGCGGCGGACCGGCCCGAACCACGGAATCCGTCGGCATGCTCATCTACAACTACGCCTTTAAAGAGCTCAAGTTCAGCTATTCCAACGCGCTTTCCATCGCGGTATTTGCCGTCATCCTCATCTTTACCGTGGTGCAGCTTGGCGTCAGCAGGAGATTCGAGGTGAAACAGGATGGCTAA
- a CDS encoding PfkB family carbohydrate kinase: protein MTIKDIARAAGVSIATVSKVLNGKEEGVGEDTRNRVLQVVQEMNYVPYSKIRHRLAQQSGIVSLILPSLETPFLCAFYAHVSRLFQSTEYALSLALTGFDPEAERAAIDSFCERQAAGILLYPSGEEACRHLLTHPERPSSVVLIDGEGDTPLHTRVSRLHAKAAAQAVQLLVQSGGRHIALILHPGPTFVLEQLTGGYRRALLDSGYEYDKSLVVSLDSFFDQSANMLLGLGVNGIVCQDMACARAVYAFLSKQHLRVPDDVAVISLEDSPYTPLLTPPLTTCGFDPKELAESCFQALMAQLRPKAGQAAEPLPPLNAHLISRRSVERELHPEPSKIAVVGWLNMDVNLEIPYHPALGNALTATHMNCLPGGKGGNQAMGAVTLGASAVMIGVLGNDLYGKQIYAQLMRGGVDMQAVTFDEHHPTGTAYINIIPDGSSTTIGNAGANCCLDREYIARYEPLIAKSSYCLMEGEVDEEALAYLLGLCRRCGVCSIFKPNLTPTPRFMREVMGLADILVPNENELDILLPGTGDVEKKARALLALGVQHVIVTRGAKGCLWVHGGQSKAYPAASVRCIDSTGASDVFISCLAVLLTEGKDMDSAIRYANAAAGYSVMWKGVQNAIPDRQTLESLC, encoded by the coding sequence ATGACCATCAAGGATATCGCCAGGGCCGCGGGCGTCTCCATCGCGACCGTCTCCAAGGTGCTCAACGGCAAGGAAGAGGGCGTGGGGGAAGACACCAGAAACCGCGTGCTGCAGGTCGTTCAGGAGATGAACTACGTTCCCTATTCTAAGATTCGCCACCGTCTCGCCCAACAGAGCGGCATCGTCTCGCTGATCTTGCCCAGCCTTGAGACGCCCTTTCTCTGCGCCTTTTACGCGCATGTTTCCCGCCTATTCCAGTCCACGGAATATGCGCTGTCCCTCGCGCTTACGGGGTTTGACCCGGAGGCCGAGCGCGCGGCCATAGACAGCTTCTGCGAACGGCAGGCGGCCGGTATCCTCCTGTATCCCTCCGGCGAGGAGGCCTGCCGTCATCTTCTTACGCACCCCGAAAGGCCCTCTTCCGTCGTGCTGATCGACGGCGAGGGCGACACGCCCCTGCACACGCGCGTGTCGCGGCTCCACGCAAAGGCCGCCGCGCAGGCGGTGCAGCTGCTCGTCCAGTCCGGTGGCCGGCATATCGCCCTGATCCTGCATCCGGGCCCGACCTTCGTCTTAGAGCAGCTCACGGGCGGATACCGGCGCGCCCTGCTCGATTCGGGATACGAATACGACAAAAGCCTCGTCGTTTCCCTGGACAGCTTCTTCGATCAGTCCGCGAACATGCTGCTCGGCCTCGGCGTCAACGGGATCGTCTGTCAGGACATGGCCTGCGCCCGGGCGGTGTACGCCTTTTTGTCCAAGCAGCACCTGCGCGTCCCCGACGACGTCGCCGTGATCTCGTTGGAGGATTCGCCCTACACGCCCCTGCTCACTCCCCCGCTTACGACCTGCGGCTTTGACCCCAAAGAGCTCGCGGAAAGCTGCTTTCAGGCGCTCATGGCCCAGCTAAGGCCCAAGGCCGGCCAGGCGGCGGAGCCCCTTCCGCCCCTGAACGCGCACCTCATCAGCCGCCGCAGCGTGGAGCGGGAGCTTCATCCGGAGCCAAGCAAAATTGCCGTCGTCGGCTGGCTGAACATGGACGTCAACCTCGAAATCCCCTATCACCCCGCGTTGGGCAACGCGCTGACCGCCACCCATATGAACTGCCTGCCCGGCGGCAAGGGAGGAAATCAGGCGATGGGCGCCGTGACGCTGGGCGCTTCCGCAGTCATGATCGGCGTGCTGGGCAACGACCTGTACGGCAAGCAGATCTACGCGCAGCTCATGCGCGGCGGCGTGGACATGCAGGCCGTGACGTTCGACGAACACCACCCGACCGGCACTGCCTACATCAACATCATCCCGGACGGTTCCAGCACCACGATCGGGAACGCCGGCGCCAACTGCTGCCTGGACCGCGAATATATCGCCCGTTACGAACCGCTGATCGCGAAGAGCAGCTATTGCCTGATGGAGGGCGAAGTGGACGAGGAGGCGCTCGCCTATCTCTTGGGCCTCTGCCGGCGCTGCGGCGTCTGCTCGATCTTCAAGCCCAACCTGACCCCGACGCCGCGCTTTATGCGGGAGGTGATGGGGCTGGCCGACATCCTCGTGCCCAACGAAAACGAGCTCGACATCCTTCTCCCCGGCACGGGCGACGTGGAGAAGAAGGCTCGCGCGCTCCTCGCGCTGGGCGTTCAGCACGTGATCGTCACCCGGGGAGCAAAGGGCTGCCTGTGGGTGCACGGCGGCCAGTCCAAAGCCTACCCGGCCGCCTCCGTCCGCTGCATCGATTCCACCGGCGCGAGCGACGTCTTCATCAGCTGCCTCGCCGTCCTGCTTACGGAAGGCAAGGACATGGACAGCGCCATCCGTTACGCCAACGCCGCAGCGGGCTACAGCGTCATGTGGAAGGGCGTCCAAAACGCCATCCCGGACCGGCAGACTCTCGAATCCCTCTGCTAG
- a CDS encoding nucleoside hydrolase, which produces MQNVIIDTDIGDDIDDAYALAYALAEPGLNVLGVTTAFRNTRLRSQLVLQLLRAYGRLDVPVAEGIRQPLNTPADVEDIPAHWDEGVNPVEPNCSMDAVRFIIETARRHPDTAILAIAPLTNIACAVRIAPDVMRGVPLYVMCGMYSAHYPEWNVCCDPEAADIVFRSYEKVTMVGLDVTLKCRMTPEEVEAMQAVDDERVRLLSRWTRKWMERSHHMPILHDPLTAAAIAHPELIEFEPMQLRVERSGEFSRGVTARRVDAFWGSEPPANAAVAAKVDCERFKDLFFARVFPQLKA; this is translated from the coding sequence ATGCAGAATGTGATCATCGATACCGATATCGGCGACGACATCGACGACGCCTACGCACTTGCCTACGCGCTGGCGGAACCCGGGCTGAACGTGCTGGGCGTTACGACGGCGTTTCGCAATACGCGTCTTCGCAGCCAGCTGGTGTTACAGCTTTTGCGCGCGTATGGCAGGCTGGATGTTCCGGTGGCGGAGGGAATCAGGCAGCCGCTGAACACCCCGGCGGACGTAGAGGACATCCCGGCGCACTGGGACGAGGGGGTGAACCCGGTTGAACCCAACTGCAGCATGGACGCCGTGCGCTTTATCATCGAAACGGCGCGGCGGCACCCGGACACGGCGATCCTCGCGATCGCCCCGCTGACCAACATCGCCTGCGCCGTCAGGATCGCGCCCGACGTGATGCGCGGCGTGCCGCTGTATGTGATGTGCGGCATGTATTCCGCACACTATCCCGAGTGGAACGTGTGCTGCGACCCGGAAGCGGCGGACATCGTGTTCAGAAGCTACGAGAAGGTCACGATGGTGGGCCTGGACGTGACGCTGAAGTGCCGGATGACGCCGGAGGAGGTGGAGGCGATGCAAGCCGTAGACGACGAACGGGTCCGGCTGCTGAGCCGCTGGACGAGGAAGTGGATGGAGCGCTCGCACCACATGCCGATCCTGCACGACCCGCTTACAGCCGCGGCGATCGCCCATCCGGAGCTGATCGAATTTGAGCCCATGCAGCTGCGCGTAGAGCGCTCAGGGGAGTTTTCGCGCGGCGTTACCGCCCGCAGGGTGGACGCGTTTTGGGGAAGCGAGCCGCCGGCCAACGCCGCAGTGGCGGCAAAGGTGGACTGCGAGCGGTTTAAGGATTTGTTTTTTGCCAGGGTGTTTCCGCAGCTAAAGGCATGA